Genomic DNA from Thermoanaerobaculia bacterium:
ACCGCGTCTCGGACCACCTGGGGGTGGTGGCGGAGGTTCACCGCCGGAGGTCGGCCCTGCACCCGCGGGAGCGGGTGCAGGTTCAGGCCAGGCGTTTGCCGAGCGTATCGCTCGCGTAGAGCACGAGCGCGCAACCGACCGGAAAGAGCAGCTCGTTGACGCTGCGAGCCGCGACCGCGCCGGCGGACAGTTGTGGCATCGCCTGAAAGGTCAGGACGAGCAACGGACCGCCGAACAGCAGGCCGCTCGCGAGGCCCACGCCGGCGTGCGCGGCGACGCCGCCCCAGACCTTCTTCGCGATCCAGCCGATCGCCAGACCCAGCACCGCGTACTGCAACCCCTTGATGCCCGCCACCAGCATCGGCGACGGCCCGGGGGCCGCTGCGGCCAGAAGGCCGAGCGCCTGCGAGGCGCCCTTGTGCAGGCCACGGGCGATGGCGAAGGCGGCGGGCGCGGCGAGGAGGCCCACCACCCCCATCACGACGCCGGTCGAGCGCGAGGCGGTGCGCGCCACGGCGAGCGCCACGCAGACGAAGAAGGACCACGAAACCTTCTGCACCAGGTCGGCCGTGAACGGCTTCGCCGCCAGCGCCCCGCCCGCGAGCGCCACGGAGCCGAGGATGAGCGCCTCGATGGCGAAGCCGAGCGCGATGGCGAGCCAGGCGCCCTTGAGAATCGACTGCGTCGGTGTGGACGACGGACTACCGATGGCGCCTGGAGCCCCCGGCGGTGACGGCTGAGGCTGGGGTGTGAGAGCGGGATCGGCGGACATCGCGGGAGCGCGGAACCTTATCGCACTCGCCGGGGTCGGCCGCAAGCACCCTCAGTGGACCTTGCGGCCTCCGGTCGGGTCGGCCGCTTCGGGAATCGGGCCGAACGCCTCTTCGTAGCGCGCCAGGTTCTGCGCCAGGGCCTGAACGATGCGCTTCAGGTGCCCCGGGCTGGTCACGATGCGGGCCGTGACCATCCCCTGCGGCGGCACGAGGTTCACGAAGTCGAGGATGAACTCCTCGCGGGTATGGGTGATCCGCAGCAGGTTCGAGTATCGCCCCTTCAGCTCCTCGTCCCCGATCTTGATGTTGAGGTTCTGGGCTCCGGCGTCCGGCTCACTCATGACTTCTCCTTTGAAAGTGGAGCTCGCCCGCAGTGTCGGCGCTGCCCGCCGCAGCGCCCGGGGCAGCGAAACGCCAGCGGTGTTCCGGCAGGTAGACCCCGGCGCCGCCCGCGGCACTGGTCACCGAGAAGGCGAGGAGCTTCCGGCGGTAGTCGTACGGCGCTCCGTCCTGCGCGTGGGCGGCGACATCGACGAGGTACTCCCCCGGCGCGAGGCGCAGGCTCGGGCATTCGAGGTTCACTTTGGCGCGGCCCGAGAAGCGCGCGCTCGCGAAGCCGTCGATGTCGGTGTTGGTGCCCCAGACCTCGACGCCGCGCGGCGAGAAGAGACCGACGCCGAAGACGACGTCGGTGAGCGGCTGGGCGGCCCGGGCCTCGATCTCGAAGGTCACCGCCTCGCCGCTCTCGAAGTGGTAGCGCTCGCCCCCCGCGCCGTCGAGGAGCCGCACGCCGATGACCTCGGCCGCGCCGGAGCCCCACCGCAGCACCTCGCCGACATCGTCCTCCGCGACGACGGCGGCGTGGACGCCCTCCTCTTCGCGCTCGCGCTCCTCCTTGGCTTCGCGGTGCGCGCGGCCCTCGTCTTCGGCGACGTTCTGGCGATAGCCGTCGACCACCCGGCGCGGGTCGCCGAGGAGGCGCACCCGGCCGTCGTCCAACCAGAGGACGCGCGAGCAGAGATCCTCCACCAGGCCGAGCGCATGGCTGACGAAGATCACCGTCCTCCCCGAAGCCAGCAGCTCCTCGATCCGGCGGAGGCAGCGGTGCGCGAACGCCTCGTCGCCGACCGCGAGGACCTCGTCGACGAGCAGGATCTCGGGGTCGGTGTGGATCGCCACCGCGAAGCCCAGGCGCACGTACATGCCGGAGGAGTAGTTCTTGACCGGCTCCTCGAGGAAGTCCGCCAGGCCGGAGAATTCGACGATGCGCTCGTAGCGGGCGTGGATCTCGCGCTTCGAGAGCCCGAGAACGGCGCCGTTGATGAAGATGTTCTCGCGCCCCGAGATCTCGGGATGGAACCCGGCCCCGAGCTCGATGAGGGCGGCGACTCGGCCGGCGGTCTCGAGGCTGCCGGTGGTCGGCTTGAGGATGCCGGCGATCATCTTGAGGAGCGTCGACTTGCCGGAGCCGTTGCCGCCGACGATACCGAACGCCTCGCCGCGCGCGATCTCGAAGGAGACGTCCTCGACGGCGGCGATGGTCTCGTCCCCCGCCAGGGCCTCGTCCCCGCGGCGCCCCAGCAGGGCGCTCTTCAGCGTCCGCAGCTGGAAGCCCTTCGCCGTCCGGCGATAGCGCTTGCTGACCTGCTCGGCGCGCACCGCCCAGGTCACAGGGCCTCCACGAGGGTCTCGCGCAGGCGGTTGAAGATCCAGCAGCCGATGAGCCAGGCGACGAGAGCGACGGCGCCCATCTCGAGCCAGAGCGCCGCCGGCGGAAAG
This window encodes:
- a CDS encoding DUF3467 domain-containing protein, whose amino-acid sequence is MSEPDAGAQNLNIKIGDEELKGRYSNLLRITHTREEFILDFVNLVPPQGMVTARIVTSPGHLKRIVQALAQNLARYEEAFGPIPEAADPTGGRKVH
- a CDS encoding ABC transporter ATP-binding protein: MTWAVRAEQVSKRYRRTAKGFQLRTLKSALLGRRGDEALAGDETIAAVEDVSFEIARGEAFGIVGGNGSGKSTLLKMIAGILKPTTGSLETAGRVAALIELGAGFHPEISGRENIFINGAVLGLSKREIHARYERIVEFSGLADFLEEPVKNYSSGMYVRLGFAVAIHTDPEILLVDEVLAVGDEAFAHRCLRRIEELLASGRTVIFVSHALGLVEDLCSRVLWLDDGRVRLLGDPRRVVDGYRQNVAEDEGRAHREAKEEREREEEGVHAAVVAEDDVGEVLRWGSGAAEVIGVRLLDGAGGERYHFESGEAVTFEIEARAAQPLTDVVFGVGLFSPRGVEVWGTNTDIDGFASARFSGRAKVNLECPSLRLAPGEYLVDVAAHAQDGAPYDYRRKLLAFSVTSAAGGAGVYLPEHRWRFAAPGAAAGSADTAGELHFQRRSHE